The Comamonas sp. GB3 AK4-5 genome includes a region encoding these proteins:
- a CDS encoding [protein-PII] uridylyltransferase, producing MTLPAFDMSDLTRLRNAYRSDKAALVEQLQQPAPAKRSVRPLLHKLSERTDQHLQALRQLTDLPDSVALVAVGGYGRSQLFPASDIDVLLLVPEEAGAEHSPLKAQLERFIGACWDTGLEIGSSVRTVTECVHEAAADVTIQTALLESRLIDGNLSLFAQMQQQFRALLNPRAFFTAKMLEMRQRHNKFENTAYALEPNCKESPGGLRDLHTILWVSKTAGLGSSWKELVQSGIATPFEAQQLERNEALISHIRARLHAATGRHEDRLLFDLQTTVAEQLGFRSHQRPGQPMPVRASEGLMRRYYWAAKAVTQLRQILLLNIEERLYPPNQGAMVRIDARFYDKDGLIEVASDDLYRRDPQAILATFLTYETSPGLRDLSARTLRALYSARAMMDGDFRRDPVNRATFMQILQQPSGITHAIRLMNQTSVLGRYLWAFRRIVGQMQHDLFHVYTVDQHTLMVLRNMRRFFMAEHAHEYPFCSQLASGWDKPWLLYLAALFHDIGKGRGGDHSQIGAIEVKRFCRQHSVAADDARMVEFLVREHLTMSQVAQKQDTTDPEVIHAFAQRMGSVRHLTALYLLTVADIRGTSPKVWNAWKGKLLEDLYHATVRTLGGHAPDAAAQVEARKREALVQLALSAQPYESHKPLWDTLDLSYFMRHEGADIAWHARHLGRHVGTQQPIVRARQSLAGEGVQVLVYTPDRSDLFARICGYFDRAGFSILDARVHTARNGHALDTFQVITSEPLEVHWRELTALIEEGLPHAIAAQGALAPPARRRLSRRVRSFPMPPSVLLQPDEKSQHWLLEISASDRAGLLYTVARILAEHRISVQLAKVSTLGERVEDSFLIQGPTLGHNAAQLALETDLVNALAE from the coding sequence ATGACTTTGCCCGCCTTTGACATGTCCGACCTGACCCGCTTGCGCAACGCCTACCGCAGCGACAAAGCCGCCCTGGTGGAGCAGCTCCAACAGCCCGCGCCTGCCAAGCGCAGCGTACGGCCGCTGCTGCACAAGCTGTCGGAACGCACCGACCAGCATCTGCAGGCACTGCGCCAACTCACCGACCTGCCCGACAGCGTGGCCCTGGTGGCTGTGGGCGGCTATGGCCGCAGCCAGCTGTTTCCGGCTTCGGACATCGATGTGCTGCTGCTGGTGCCCGAAGAAGCGGGAGCCGAGCACAGCCCGCTCAAGGCGCAGCTGGAGCGCTTCATCGGCGCCTGCTGGGACACGGGGCTGGAAATCGGCTCCAGCGTGCGCACCGTGACGGAGTGCGTGCACGAGGCGGCAGCAGATGTGACCATACAGACCGCGCTGCTGGAGTCACGCCTCATCGACGGCAACCTGAGCCTGTTCGCCCAGATGCAGCAGCAGTTCCGGGCCCTGCTGAATCCGCGCGCCTTCTTCACCGCCAAGATGCTGGAGATGCGCCAGCGCCACAACAAGTTCGAGAACACGGCCTATGCGCTGGAGCCCAACTGCAAGGAATCACCCGGCGGCCTGCGCGATCTGCACACCATCCTCTGGGTGTCCAAGACCGCAGGCCTGGGTAGCAGCTGGAAAGAGCTGGTGCAAAGCGGCATTGCCACACCCTTCGAGGCCCAGCAGCTGGAGCGCAACGAGGCCTTGATCAGCCATATCCGCGCCCGCCTGCATGCGGCCACCGGCCGGCATGAAGACCGGCTGCTGTTCGACCTGCAGACCACCGTGGCCGAGCAGCTGGGCTTTCGCAGCCACCAGCGCCCGGGCCAGCCCATGCCGGTGCGCGCCAGCGAGGGACTGATGCGCCGCTACTACTGGGCGGCCAAGGCCGTCACCCAGCTGCGCCAGATTCTGCTGCTGAACATCGAGGAGCGCCTCTACCCCCCCAACCAAGGCGCCATGGTGCGCATTGATGCGCGCTTCTATGACAAGGACGGGCTGATCGAAGTCGCCAGCGACGACCTCTACCGCCGCGACCCACAGGCGATCTTGGCCACCTTCTTGACCTACGAGACCTCGCCCGGCCTGCGTGACCTGTCGGCCCGCACGCTGCGCGCCCTGTACTCGGCCCGCGCCATGATGGATGGGGACTTCCGCCGCGACCCGGTCAACCGCGCCACCTTCATGCAAATCCTGCAGCAGCCCAGCGGCATCACCCATGCCATCAGGCTGATGAACCAGACCTCGGTGCTGGGCCGCTATCTGTGGGCCTTTCGCCGCATCGTCGGCCAGATGCAGCATGACTTGTTCCACGTCTACACCGTGGACCAGCACACGCTGATGGTGCTGCGCAATATGCGCCGCTTCTTCATGGCCGAGCATGCCCATGAATACCCGTTTTGCTCCCAGCTGGCCAGCGGCTGGGACAAGCCCTGGCTGCTGTATCTGGCGGCGCTGTTTCACGACATCGGCAAGGGCCGGGGCGGTGACCACTCGCAGATTGGCGCCATCGAGGTCAAACGCTTTTGCCGCCAGCACAGCGTGGCAGCAGATGACGCGCGCATGGTGGAATTCCTGGTGCGCGAACACCTCACCATGAGCCAGGTGGCACAAAAGCAGGACACCACCGACCCCGAGGTGATCCACGCCTTTGCGCAGCGCATGGGCTCGGTGCGCCACCTCACGGCCCTGTATTTGCTCACCGTGGCCGATATCCGCGGCACCAGCCCCAAGGTGTGGAACGCCTGGAAGGGCAAGCTGCTGGAAGACCTCTACCACGCCACCGTGCGCACCCTGGGCGGGCATGCGCCCGATGCCGCAGCCCAGGTGGAAGCGCGCAAGCGCGAAGCCCTGGTGCAGTTGGCCCTCAGCGCCCAGCCTTATGAGTCACACAAGCCGCTGTGGGACACGCTGGATCTGAGCTATTTCATGCGCCACGAAGGCGCCGATATCGCCTGGCATGCGCGCCATCTGGGCCGCCATGTGGGCACGCAGCAGCCCATTGTGCGGGCACGCCAGTCGCTGGCCGGCGAGGGTGTGCAGGTGCTGGTCTACACCCCCGACCGCAGCGACCTCTTCGCCCGCATCTGCGGCTATTTCGACCGCGCCGGTTTTTCCATTCTGGACGCCCGCGTGCACACCGCCCGCAACGGCCATGCGCTCGATACCTTCCAGGTCATCACCAGCGAACCACTGGAGGTGCACTGGCGCGAGCTGACCGCCCTGATCGAAGAAGGTCTGCCCCATGCCATCGCGGCCCAGGGCGCCCTGGCCCCACCCGCGCGCCGGCGCCTCTCGCGCCGGGTGCGCAGCTTTCCCATGCCGCCCAGCGTGCTGCTGCAGCCGGATGAAAAATCCCAGCACTGGCTGCTGGAAATATCCGCCAGCGACCGCGCCGGCCTGCTCTACACCGTGGCCCGCATCCTGGCCGAACACCGCATCAGCGTGCAACTGGCCAAGGTGAGCACCCTGGGCGAGCGGGTGGAGGACAGCTTTTTGATCCAGGGCCCCACGCTGGGCCACAACGCTGCCCAGCTGGCACTGGAAACCGATTTGGTCAACGCGCTGGCGGAATAG
- the plsY gene encoding glycerol-3-phosphate 1-O-acyltransferase PlsY produces the protein MNALLPIFATVLATVVAYLIGSLSFAVIVSRAFGLSDPRTYGSGNPGATNVLRSGSKKAAAVTLLLDALKGLVPVALVKYAGPQFGLEEGTLALVAIVAFVGHLFPVFFQFKGGKGVATALGVLLGISGWLGLLVLLTWLAVALTTRYSSLSALIGSIAAPVLYVLLSGSLWNAEKPLLLAIIAMSALLLWRHAENIGRLLKGQESKIGSKKDQPAAGKPAAKGKAKKH, from the coding sequence TTGAACGCATTGCTCCCTATTTTTGCTACCGTGCTCGCCACCGTGGTGGCCTATCTGATCGGCTCGCTGTCATTCGCCGTCATCGTCAGCCGCGCTTTTGGTCTCAGCGATCCTCGCACCTATGGCAGCGGCAACCCCGGCGCCACCAATGTGCTGCGCTCGGGCAGCAAAAAGGCGGCAGCCGTCACCTTGCTGCTGGATGCGCTCAAAGGACTGGTGCCGGTGGCGCTGGTGAAGTACGCAGGCCCGCAGTTCGGCCTGGAGGAGGGCACGCTGGCCCTGGTGGCCATTGTCGCTTTTGTGGGGCATTTGTTCCCGGTGTTCTTCCAGTTCAAAGGCGGCAAGGGCGTGGCCACGGCCCTGGGCGTGCTGCTGGGCATCAGCGGCTGGCTGGGCCTGTTGGTGCTGCTGACCTGGCTGGCCGTGGCGCTGACCACGCGCTACTCCTCGCTGTCGGCCCTCATCGGCTCCATTGCGGCTCCCGTGCTGTACGTGCTGCTGAGTGGCAGCCTGTGGAATGCCGAAAAGCCGTTGCTGCTGGCCATCATCGCCATGTCGGCCCTGCTGCTGTGGCGCCATGCCGAGAACATCGGCCGTCTGCTCAAGGGCCAGGAAAGCAAGATCGGCAGCAAAAAAGACCAGCCGGCTGCAGGCAAGCCGGCAGCCAAGGGCAAGGCGAAAAAACACTGA
- the ybaK gene encoding Cys-tRNA(Pro) deacylase, producing MAKKDKAHVSETPATQMLKAHKVEFTEHPYDYVEHGGTSESARQLGLSEHEVVKTLVMQDQDAKPLIVLMHGDCTVSTKNLARQIGAKSVEPCKPEVANRHSGYLVGGTSPFGTRKQMPVYIEVSILALPRIAINGGRRGFLVQLAPRVCVDLLAAQPVQCALAQ from the coding sequence ATGGCTAAAAAAGACAAAGCCCATGTGAGCGAAACACCCGCCACCCAGATGCTCAAGGCGCACAAGGTGGAGTTCACCGAGCACCCTTATGACTATGTGGAGCATGGCGGAACCAGCGAGTCGGCACGCCAGCTGGGACTGTCGGAGCATGAGGTGGTCAAGACCCTGGTGATGCAGGACCAGGACGCCAAGCCCCTGATCGTGCTCATGCATGGCGATTGCACTGTCTCCACCAAGAACCTGGCGCGCCAGATTGGTGCCAAGAGCGTGGAGCCCTGCAAGCCCGAGGTGGCCAACCGCCACAGCGGCTATCTGGTGGGCGGCACCTCGCCCTTTGGCACGCGCAAGCAGATGCCGGTGTATATCGAAGTCAGCATTCTGGCGCTGCCGCGCATCGCCATCAACGGCGGGCGCCGTGGCTTTCTGGTGCAACTGGCTCCACGGGTTTGTGTGGACCTGCTGGCTGCCCAGCCAGTGCAGTGCGCACTGGCACAATAA
- a CDS encoding LysE family translocator: MSMLSAHGAEFLALASIHLLAVVAPGPDFAVTVHQSLRFGRRAGVCTALGIGAGISVHVLYTLLGVGALLHAWPWLLQLAQLLGGGYLLYLGAMFIWRAARSSADPAMGEQVGGAAMHSAWQSWWLGFLTNATNPKATLFFLAVFTTVVSSSTPLQVQVFYGLWMCAVNAAWFVLVGLLFTNPTIRKRFLRCRAVLERLMGALLLVFAGRLLWGALP; the protein is encoded by the coding sequence ATGAGCATGCTGTCAGCCCATGGGGCCGAGTTTCTGGCCCTGGCCAGCATCCACCTGCTGGCCGTGGTGGCGCCCGGGCCGGACTTTGCCGTGACCGTGCACCAAAGCCTGCGCTTTGGCCGCCGCGCAGGGGTGTGCACCGCCCTGGGCATAGGTGCCGGCATTTCGGTGCATGTGCTCTACACCTTGCTGGGCGTGGGCGCGCTTTTGCATGCCTGGCCCTGGCTGCTGCAACTGGCCCAGCTGCTGGGTGGCGGCTATCTGCTGTATCTGGGGGCGATGTTCATCTGGCGTGCGGCCAGATCGTCCGCAGACCCAGCAATGGGCGAGCAGGTTGGAGGAGCCGCCATGCACAGCGCATGGCAGTCCTGGTGGCTGGGCTTTTTGACCAATGCCACCAACCCCAAGGCGACGCTGTTCTTTCTGGCCGTGTTCACCACCGTGGTGAGCAGCAGCACGCCGCTGCAGGTGCAGGTTTTCTATGGTCTGTGGATGTGTGCGGTGAATGCGGCCTGGTTTGTACTGGTCGGTTTGCTGTTTACCAATCCAACAATTCGTAAGCGTTTTTTGCGTTGCCGTGCCGTGCTGGAGCGGCTGATGGGCGCGCTGCTGCTGGTGTTTGCCGGCAGGCTGCTGTGGGGAGCGCTGCCATAG
- a CDS encoding DMT family transporter: protein MNQRVEMSRPAQALRPGLAVAVAVVAAASSFPFIRMGLQGLPPLELAAARFGVAALLLLPWLAWRRPELPGFMDGVRFLLCGVLGVALFHVLLNTGELTVQAGAASFIVNTMPIMTALLSAIFLRETLPLWGWMGSLCSLGGVALIAQGQPGSLGLIAGSSLILGAAFSCALFAVLQKSLVARYGAVPSTAYTLLAGAVCLSPWWPEALAALEPADTRTVFAVAWLGVFPSVIGYASWSYALGYFGALKAANFLYLVPVVASLLSVFLLDESTGILTLAGGALVVAGVIAVNLYGVDSGMAQPLHGQ, encoded by the coding sequence ATGAATCAGCGCGTTGAGATGAGCAGGCCTGCCCAGGCCTTGCGCCCTGGATTGGCCGTGGCCGTCGCCGTGGTGGCGGCGGCCAGCTCCTTTCCCTTTATCCGCATGGGTCTGCAAGGCCTGCCGCCACTGGAGCTGGCGGCCGCGCGGTTTGGCGTGGCAGCCCTGTTGCTGCTGCCATGGCTGGCCTGGCGCAGGCCGGAGCTGCCCGGCTTCATGGACGGGGTGCGATTTTTGCTGTGCGGCGTATTGGGGGTGGCACTTTTTCACGTGCTGCTGAATACCGGCGAGCTCACGGTGCAGGCCGGTGCTGCCAGTTTCATTGTCAACACCATGCCCATCATGACGGCGTTGCTGTCGGCGATTTTTCTGCGTGAAACATTGCCGCTGTGGGGGTGGATGGGATCGCTGTGCAGCTTGGGGGGCGTGGCGCTGATCGCCCAGGGACAGCCCGGCAGCTTGGGATTGATCGCAGGGTCTAGCCTGATTCTGGGGGCTGCCTTCTCGTGCGCATTGTTTGCAGTGCTGCAAAAAAGCCTGGTGGCACGCTATGGAGCGGTGCCAAGTACGGCCTATACCTTGCTGGCAGGGGCGGTGTGCCTGTCGCCATGGTGGCCTGAGGCCTTGGCCGCGCTGGAACCCGCCGATACCCGTACGGTGTTTGCCGTGGCCTGGTTGGGCGTGTTTCCCTCTGTGATTGGCTATGCCAGCTGGAGCTATGCACTGGGCTATTTCGGTGCGCTCAAGGCAGCCAACTTCTTGTACCTGGTGCCAGTGGTGGCCAGTTTGCTGTCCGTTTTTTTGCTGGACGAGTCCACCGGAATCTTGACGCTGGCGGGGGGCGCGTTGGTGGTTGCGGGTGTGATCGCTGTGAATCTATATGGCGTGGATAGCGGAATGGCACAACCCTTGCACGGGCAGTGA
- a CDS encoding aldo/keto reductase, whose translation MQQVELGRSGLQVSPICLGTMTFGEQVNEADSHRILDRALERGVNFWDTAEMYAVPARAATYGATETILGNWIKANPAKRSQVVLASKVAGPSRGMPWIREGGGMTAADITASCEASLRRLQTDVIDLYQIHWPERHVPSFGALYYEPAKEKSETPIRAQLETLAKLVQQGKIRHVGLSNETPYGVHEFVRLAEELGLPRVASVQNPYSLLNRSWENGMDESCHRLGVGLLAYSPLGVGLLSGKYDPMGTEAPDAPQGRIAKYESVRKQRWGRPEVLPTARLYNALARENGLTPTQMALAFCYTKWQVASTIIGATSLAQLDENLDIWGRQLPAELLAKIDAIRWLHRDPAQ comes from the coding sequence ATGCAGCAAGTTGAGCTGGGCCGCAGCGGCCTGCAAGTCAGCCCCATCTGCCTGGGGACCATGACTTTCGGCGAACAGGTGAACGAGGCCGACAGCCACCGTATCCTGGACCGTGCACTGGAGCGTGGTGTGAATTTTTGGGACACGGCCGAGATGTATGCTGTGCCCGCCCGTGCCGCCACCTATGGCGCCACCGAAACCATTTTGGGAAACTGGATCAAGGCCAACCCGGCCAAGCGCAGCCAGGTGGTGCTGGCCAGCAAGGTGGCCGGCCCATCGCGGGGCATGCCCTGGATTCGCGAAGGGGGCGGCATGACGGCGGCCGACATCACGGCCTCCTGCGAGGCCAGTCTGCGCCGCCTGCAGACCGATGTCATCGACCTCTACCAGATCCACTGGCCCGAGCGCCATGTACCTTCGTTTGGCGCCCTGTATTACGAGCCGGCCAAGGAAAAGTCCGAAACCCCCATCCGTGCACAGCTGGAGACCCTGGCCAAGCTGGTCCAGCAGGGCAAGATCCGCCATGTGGGCCTGTCCAACGAAACCCCTTATGGCGTGCACGAGTTTGTGCGCCTGGCCGAGGAGCTGGGTCTGCCGCGTGTGGCCAGCGTGCAAAACCCCTACAGCCTGTTGAACCGCAGCTGGGAAAACGGCATGGACGAAAGCTGCCACCGCCTGGGCGTGGGCCTGCTGGCCTATTCACCGCTGGGTGTGGGCCTGCTGTCCGGCAAGTACGACCCCATGGGCACGGAAGCCCCTGACGCCCCGCAGGGCCGCATCGCCAAGTACGAGTCGGTGCGCAAGCAGCGCTGGGGCCGCCCGGAAGTGCTGCCCACGGCCCGCCTGTACAACGCCCTGGCACGCGAAAACGGCCTCACGCCCACGCAGATGGCACTGGCGTTTTGCTACACCAAATGGCAGGTGGCCAGCACCATCATCGGCGCGACCTCGCTGGCCCAACTGGATGAGAACCTGGACATCTGGGGCCGGCAGCTGCCTGCGGAGTTGCTGGCGAAGATCGACGCCATTCGCTGGCTGCACCGCGATCCGGCGCAATAA
- a CDS encoding TerD family protein, which produces MSLVVNLVKPSDAPKKLSLNLQKNESFLVRLAWDCKSDLDLHALVAVNQGTGAKIAEFEDILSIYNVQRTVRGQPEGYLPLAANKTFSVHGGALVHSPDATDGQLSDEDDEWIRIFPSKLALPGTGYIEVVLVAMIHGPGNPVFKGVKGARVIVENEQGEQLLVVNLSEHFSGFTGLQMGSVIIDGNGPAFSPVGVGFSGSFNDVLAQFS; this is translated from the coding sequence ATGTCCCTTGTCGTCAACCTGGTCAAACCTTCCGATGCTCCTAAAAAGCTTTCACTCAACCTGCAAAAAAATGAGTCCTTTCTGGTGCGTTTGGCCTGGGACTGCAAGTCCGATCTGGATTTGCATGCGCTCGTGGCGGTGAACCAAGGCACTGGGGCCAAGATTGCCGAGTTCGAGGACATCTTGTCGATCTACAACGTGCAGCGCACGGTGCGCGGACAGCCCGAGGGCTATCTGCCGCTGGCGGCAAACAAGACTTTTTCGGTCCATGGTGGTGCCCTGGTGCACAGCCCGGACGCGACCGATGGGCAGCTCAGCGACGAAGACGATGAATGGATTCGCATCTTCCCATCGAAGTTGGCGCTGCCTGGCACAGGCTATATCGAGGTGGTGCTTGTGGCCATGATCCATGGTCCCGGAAACCCGGTGTTCAAAGGTGTGAAGGGCGCCCGCGTCATTGTGGAAAACGAACAAGGTGAGCAACTGCTGGTGGTGAATCTTTCCGAGCATTTCTCGGGCTTCACGGGCCTGCAAATGGGCTCTGTGATCATTGATGGCAATGGGCCGGCGTTTTCTCCCGTGGGGGTCGGTTTTTCCGGCAGCTTCAACGACGTTCTGGCCCAGTTCTCCTGA
- a CDS encoding alpha/beta fold hydrolase: MYTPLRPATCQHLPVRALSYHVRSWGQPRPGSVPLVLAHGWMDVSASWQFVVDALSQGFFEGRHIIAPDWRGFGLTTAPMACDNYHHVDYLGDLDALLQHYVPDGGAVDLVGHSMGGHISMLYAGARPARIRRLVNLEGFGLTATQPAQAPGRIAQWLDELQQCRQGALALKSYANADEVAQRLRKTNLRLPVDKALWLAQQWAAPQADGRWAILGDAAHKVINPQLFRVEEALACYAAITAPVLAVEAADDSLASWSKGKYTLEQYHQRLQSVARHRVACVEDAGHMLHHDQPAAVARLIEDFCGAGD; the protein is encoded by the coding sequence ATGTACACACCGCTACGCCCCGCCACCTGCCAGCATCTACCGGTGCGCGCCCTCTCCTACCATGTGCGCAGCTGGGGCCAGCCCCGGCCCGGCAGCGTGCCCCTGGTGCTGGCACATGGCTGGATGGACGTGTCCGCCTCCTGGCAATTCGTCGTCGATGCCCTCAGCCAGGGCTTTTTCGAAGGCCGCCACATCATCGCGCCCGACTGGCGCGGCTTTGGTCTCACCACCGCGCCCATGGCCTGCGACAACTACCACCATGTCGACTATCTCGGCGATCTGGACGCGCTGCTGCAGCACTATGTGCCCGATGGCGGCGCTGTCGACCTGGTGGGCCACAGCATGGGCGGCCATATCTCCATGCTCTATGCCGGCGCCCGGCCGGCGCGCATACGCCGCCTGGTGAATCTGGAAGGCTTTGGCCTGACCGCCACCCAACCCGCGCAAGCCCCGGGCCGCATAGCCCAATGGCTGGACGAGCTGCAGCAATGCCGCCAAGGCGCATTGGCGCTGAAAAGCTATGCCAACGCGGACGAAGTGGCCCAGCGCTTGCGCAAAACCAACCTGCGCCTACCGGTCGACAAAGCACTGTGGCTGGCCCAGCAATGGGCAGCCCCCCAGGCCGATGGCCGCTGGGCCATCCTGGGCGATGCAGCGCACAAGGTGATCAACCCCCAGCTGTTCCGCGTGGAGGAAGCCCTGGCCTGCTACGCCGCCATCACCGCCCCGGTGCTGGCCGTGGAGGCCGCAGACGACAGCCTGGCCAGCTGGAGCAAAGGCAAGTACACGCTGGAGCAATACCACCAGCGCCTGCAATCCGTGGCCCGGCACCGCGTGGCATGCGTGGAAGACGCCGGCCATATGCTGCACCACGACCAACCCGCCGCCGTGGCCCGGCTGATTGAGGATTTTTGCGGCGCGGGCGATTGA
- a CDS encoding VWA domain-containing protein — MITLNLEKSSLALKLSLEKKGLIKPPVIEVAIALDVSASFEDEHQSGITSDLLTRLAPWGLTFDPDQKLDVFTFSSGPENAHHVGEMTAKNYQNFVRKRIINKVPGWGGATDYSYVLGDIFQHFGHKLGAGGILGFLQRCLGGSQPKVAEAAGGRKRSVVFFITDGENNDKGATRSLLSRAEREGCEVYVMFLGVSNQPGEFGFIEKLGEEFDNIGFLAIRDLKALVRMDDDALNELLLVPELLRWLDK, encoded by the coding sequence ATGATCACTCTCAACCTGGAAAAATCAAGCCTGGCGCTCAAGCTCTCGCTGGAAAAGAAAGGCCTGATCAAGCCCCCCGTCATCGAGGTGGCGATTGCACTGGATGTTTCTGCCTCGTTCGAGGACGAACACCAATCGGGGATCACCAGTGATTTGCTGACCCGCCTGGCACCCTGGGGGCTGACTTTCGATCCCGACCAAAAGCTCGATGTCTTCACCTTTTCCAGTGGCCCGGAGAACGCCCACCATGTGGGTGAGATGACGGCCAAAAACTACCAGAACTTTGTGCGCAAACGCATCATCAACAAGGTTCCTGGTTGGGGCGGTGCGACGGACTACTCCTATGTCCTGGGCGATATCTTCCAACACTTTGGCCACAAGCTTGGCGCCGGAGGCATTCTGGGCTTTTTGCAGCGCTGCCTGGGCGGCTCGCAGCCCAAGGTGGCTGAAGCTGCAGGAGGGCGCAAACGCTCCGTGGTGTTCTTTATTACGGATGGCGAAAACAACGACAAGGGTGCAACGCGCAGCCTGCTCAGCCGGGCCGAGCGGGAAGGTTGTGAGGTCTATGTGATGTTTTTGGGCGTGTCCAACCAGCCGGGGGAATTTGGTTTTATTGAAAAACTGGGTGAGGAATTCGACAACATAGGCTTTCTCGCCATCCGCGATCTCAAGGCCTTGGTGCGCATGGATGACGATGCGCTCAACGAGCTCCTGCTGGTGCCCGAGCTGCTGCGCTGGCTGGACAAGTGA